From the genome of Gorilla gorilla gorilla isolate KB3781 chromosome 4, NHGRI_mGorGor1-v2.1_pri, whole genome shotgun sequence, one region includes:
- the IFT20 gene encoding intraflagellar transport protein 20 homolog isoform X2: MAKDILGEAGLHFDELNKLRVLDPEVTQQTIELKEECKDFVDKIGQFQKIVGGLIELVDQLAKEAENEKMKAIGARNLLKSIAKQREAQQQQLQALIAEKKMQLERYRVEYEALCKVEAEQNEFIDQFIFQK; this comes from the exons ATGGCCAAGGACATCCTGGGTGAAGCAGGGCTACACTTTGATGAACTGAACAAGCTGAGGGTGTTGGACCCAGAGGTTACCCAGCAGACCATAGAGCTGAAGGAAGAGTGCAAAGACTTTGTGGACA AAATTGGCCAGTTTCAGAAAATAGTTGGTGGTTTAATTGAGCTTGTTGATCAACTTgcaaaagaagcagaaaatgaaaagatgaag GCCATCGGTGCTCGGAATTTGCTCAAATCTATAGCAAAGCAGAGAGAAGCTCAACAGCAGCAACTTCAAGCCCTAatagcagaaaagaaaatgcagctaGAAAG GTATCGGGTTGAATATGAAGCTTTGTGTAAAGTAGAAGCAGAACAAAATGAATTTATTGaccaatttatttttcagaaatga
- the TNFAIP1 gene encoding BTB/POZ domain-containing adapter for CUL3-mediated RhoA degradation protein 2: protein MSGDTCLCPASGAKPKLSGFKGGGLGNKYVQLNVGGSLYYTTVRALTRHDTMLKAMFSGRMEVLTDKEGWILIDRCGKHFGTILNYLRDDTITLPQNRQEIKELMAEAKYYLIQGLVNMCQSALQDKKDSYQPVCNIPIITSLKEEERLIESSTKPVVKLLYNRSNNKYSYTSNSDDHLLKNIELFDKLSLRFNGRVLFIKDVIGDEICCWSFYGQGRKLAEVCCTSIVYATEKKQTKVEFPEARIYEETLNVLLYETPRVPDNSLLEATSRSRSQASPSEDEETFELRDRVRRIHVKRYSTYDDRQLGHQSTHRD, encoded by the exons ATGTCGGGGGACACCtgcctgtgcccagcctcaggggCCAAGCCCAAGCTCAGTGGCTTCAAGGGAGGAGGGTTGGGCAACAAGTATGTCCAGCTCAACGTGGGCGGCTCTCTGTACTACACCACTGTGCGGGCCCTGACCCGCCACGACACCATGCTCAAGGCCATGTTCAGTGGGCGCATGGAGGTGCTGACCGACAAAGAAG GCTGGATCCTCATAGACCGTTGTGGAAAGCACTTTGGCACCATTTTGAATTACCTCCGAGATGACACCATCACCCTCCCTCAGAACCGGCAAGAAATCAAGGAATTGATGGCTGAAGCAAAGTATTACCTCATCCAGGGGCTGGTGAATATGTGCCAGAGTGCCCTGCAG GACAAGAAGGACTCCTACCAGCCTGTGTGCAACATCCCCATCATCACATCCCTAAAGGAGGAGGAGCGGCTCATCGAATCCTCCACCAAG CCCGTGGTGAAGCTGCTGTACAACAGAAGCAACAACAAGTATTCCTACACCAG CAACTCTGACGACCACCTGCTGAAAAACATCGAGCTGTTTGACAAGCTCTCCCTGCGCTTCAATGGCCGCGTGCTCTTCATCAAGGATGTCATTGGTGACGAGATCTGCTGCTGGTCCTTTTATGGCCAGGGCCGTAAGCTGGCAGAGGTGTGCTGTACCTCCATCGTGTATGCCACAGAGAAGAAGCAGACCAAG GTGGAATTCCCAGAGGCCCGAATCTATGAGGAGACACTCAACGTCCTACTCTATGAGACTCCCCGCGTCCCCGACAACTCCTTGTTGGAGGCCACAAGCCGTAGCCGCAGCCAGGCTTCCCCCAGTGAAGATGAGGAGACCTTTGAACTGCGGGACCGTGTCCGCCGCATCCACGTCAAGCGCTACAGCACTTACGATGACCGGCAGCTCGGCCACCAGTCTACCCATCGCGACTGA
- the TMEM97 gene encoding sigma intracellular receptor 2 isoform X2, giving the protein MEAICLALAGTRRRPRRVGLGRRADLAPLLTSAGPGPTDRLWGLRQPGAAWSGCWASTSSATSPSPCSWTCRRCCRASSTQSRNLLKWYAKEFKDPLLQEPPAWFKSFLFCELVFQLPFFPIATYAFLKGSCKWIRTPAIIYSVHTMTTLIPILSTFLFEDFSKASGFKGQIPETLHERLTLVSVYAPYLLIPFVLLIFMLRSPYYKYEEKRKKK; this is encoded by the exons ATGGAAGCGATCTGCCTAGCCCTCGCGGGGACAAGGCGGCGACCGAGGCGCGTGGGTCTGGGAAGGCGCGCGGATTTGGCCCCTCTTCTCACATCAGCGGGTCCAGGCCCAACCGACAGACTATGGGGGCTCCGGCAACCAGGCGCTGCGTGGAGTGGCTGCTGGGCCTCTACTTCCTCAGCCACATCCCCATCACCCTGTTCATGGACCTGCAGGCGGTGCTGCCGCGCGAGCTCTACCCAGTCGAG aAACCTGCTGAAGTGGTATGCTAAGGAGTTCAAAGACCCTCTGCTACAGGAGCCCCCAGCCTGGTTTAAGTCCTTTCTGTTTTGCGAGCTTGTGTTTCAGCTGCCTTTCTTTCCCATTGCAACGTATGCCTTCCTCAAAG GAAGCTGCAAGTGGATTCGAACTCCTGCAATCATCTACTCTGTTCACACCATGACAACCTTAATTCCGATACTCTCCACATTTCTGTTTGAGGATTTCTCCAAAGCCAGTGGTTTCAAGGGACAAATACCTGAGACTTTGCATGAACGGTTAACCCTTGTGTCTGTCTATGCCCCCTACTTACTCATCCCATTCgtacttttaattttcatgttgCGGAGCCCCTACTACAAGtatgaagagaaaagaaaaaaaaaatga
- the IFT20 gene encoding intraflagellar transport protein 20 homolog isoform X1, whose product MTHLLLTATVTPSEQNSSREPGWETAMAKDILGEAGLHFDELNKLRVLDPEVTQQTIELKEECKDFVDKIGQFQKIVGGLIELVDQLAKEAENEKMKAIGARNLLKSIAKQREAQQQQLQALIAEKKMQLERYRVEYEALCKVEAEQNEFIDQFIFQK is encoded by the exons ATGACACACCTCCTCCTGACTGCCACTGTCACTCCTTCAGAGCAGAACTCCTCTAGGGAACCTGGATGGGAAAcag CCATGGCCAAGGACATCCTGGGTGAAGCAGGGCTACACTTTGATGAACTGAACAAGCTGAGGGTGTTGGACCCAGAGGTTACCCAGCAGACCATAGAGCTGAAGGAAGAGTGCAAAGACTTTGTGGACA AAATTGGCCAGTTTCAGAAAATAGTTGGTGGTTTAATTGAGCTTGTTGATCAACTTgcaaaagaagcagaaaatgaaaagatgaag GCCATCGGTGCTCGGAATTTGCTCAAATCTATAGCAAAGCAGAGAGAAGCTCAACAGCAGCAACTTCAAGCCCTAatagcagaaaagaaaatgcagctaGAAAG GTATCGGGTTGAATATGAAGCTTTGTGTAAAGTAGAAGCAGAACAAAATGAATTTATTGaccaatttatttttcagaaatga
- the TMEM97 gene encoding sigma intracellular receptor 2 isoform X1: protein MGAPCGECRPLSTSLLFSPANGSDLPSPRGDKAATEARGSGKARGFGPSSHISGSRPNRQTMGAPATRRCVEWLLGLYFLSHIPITLFMDLQAVLPRELYPVEFRNLLKWYAKEFKDPLLQEPPAWFKSFLFCELVFQLPFFPIATYAFLKGSCKWIRTPAIIYSVHTMTTLIPILSTFLFEDFSKASGFKGQIPETLHERLTLVSVYAPYLLIPFVLLIFMLRSPYYKYEEKRKKK, encoded by the exons ATGGGTGCGCCCTGTGGGGAGTGCCGCCCTCTGTCCACGAGCCTCCTCTTCTCGCCAGCCAATGGAAGCGATCTGCCTAGCCCTCGCGGGGACAAGGCGGCGACCGAGGCGCGTGGGTCTGGGAAGGCGCGCGGATTTGGCCCCTCTTCTCACATCAGCGGGTCCAGGCCCAACCGACAGACTATGGGGGCTCCGGCAACCAGGCGCTGCGTGGAGTGGCTGCTGGGCCTCTACTTCCTCAGCCACATCCCCATCACCCTGTTCATGGACCTGCAGGCGGTGCTGCCGCGCGAGCTCTACCCAGTCGAG tttagaAACCTGCTGAAGTGGTATGCTAAGGAGTTCAAAGACCCTCTGCTACAGGAGCCCCCAGCCTGGTTTAAGTCCTTTCTGTTTTGCGAGCTTGTGTTTCAGCTGCCTTTCTTTCCCATTGCAACGTATGCCTTCCTCAAAG GAAGCTGCAAGTGGATTCGAACTCCTGCAATCATCTACTCTGTTCACACCATGACAACCTTAATTCCGATACTCTCCACATTTCTGTTTGAGGATTTCTCCAAAGCCAGTGGTTTCAAGGGACAAATACCTGAGACTTTGCATGAACGGTTAACCCTTGTGTCTGTCTATGCCCCCTACTTACTCATCCCATTCgtacttttaattttcatgttgCGGAGCCCCTACTACAAGtatgaagagaaaagaaaaaaaaaatga